A region from the Geobacter benzoatilyticus genome encodes:
- a CDS encoding DnaB-like helicase C-terminal domain-containing protein, with the protein MKGIIKVSAFYGEVEKARYKGQDPGHKIELPSLDELYRVRLGMMTIVTGIPGHGKSEIVDDMLVRLSRLYRWKFCFFSPENYPLEQHYIKIAEKLAGEQFSKFEASDHRVSKDWIQDHFTWLYPDDDGETVNLDWILDRARFLAESEGLQGLVLDPWNEIEHQRGTMSETDYVSLALTKIRRFARRYDVHCWIVAHPTKLQKDKATGQYPVPTPYDISGSAHWRNKADFCLTIHRPDVTKNMVHVYVQKVKFKHLGRVGQCTLNYRWHCGTFEEVKP; encoded by the coding sequence ATGAAGGGAATTATCAAAGTATCGGCCTTCTATGGCGAGGTCGAAAAGGCGCGATACAAGGGGCAAGACCCCGGCCATAAGATTGAACTCCCCAGCCTGGATGAACTCTACCGTGTGCGGCTCGGGATGATGACCATCGTTACCGGCATCCCTGGCCATGGAAAGAGCGAAATCGTTGACGATATGTTGGTGCGCCTGTCCCGGCTCTACCGCTGGAAGTTCTGCTTCTTCAGCCCGGAGAACTATCCCCTTGAGCAGCACTACATCAAGATTGCGGAGAAGCTGGCAGGGGAGCAGTTCAGCAAGTTCGAGGCATCAGACCACCGCGTTTCTAAGGACTGGATACAGGACCATTTCACATGGCTTTACCCGGACGATGACGGCGAAACCGTCAATCTCGACTGGATTCTGGATCGCGCACGGTTCCTGGCAGAGTCGGAAGGCTTGCAAGGTCTTGTATTGGACCCGTGGAACGAAATCGAGCATCAGCGGGGCACCATGTCAGAAACGGATTACGTGAGTCTTGCCCTAACGAAGATACGCCGGTTTGCTCGTCGCTATGACGTTCATTGCTGGATCGTTGCCCACCCGACGAAGCTCCAGAAGGACAAGGCCACAGGACAGTACCCCGTGCCGACTCCTTACGACATATCCGGTTCGGCTCACTGGCGGAACAAAGCTGATTTCTGCCTCACCATCCACCGGCCCGACGTAACCAAGAACATGGTCCACGTCTACGTGCAGAAGGTGAAGTTCAAGCACCTGGGGCGCGTCGGTCAATGCACCCTCAATTACCGCTGGCATTGCGGCACCTTCGAGGAAGTAAAACCATGA
- a CDS encoding CHC2 zinc finger domain-containing protein: protein MKPQDTARAAHDMGISIEAAFAMRIRYLLEEIDAWLEIDDEVSHVYAFQCLDEIVAIKGYKAKPKYQNQDGHLTVSQIEAARNADIRSLVGFDRQGKATAPCHEDKRPSLVFLSRTGKAWCPVCDRKFNAVDWLMEVEGLTFPEAVRRLAA from the coding sequence ATGAAGCCGCAAGACACTGCGAGAGCGGCCCACGACATGGGAATCTCAATCGAGGCAGCTTTTGCCATGAGGATTCGTTACCTGTTGGAAGAAATCGACGCATGGCTTGAGATAGACGACGAGGTTTCACATGTCTACGCCTTCCAATGTCTGGATGAGATCGTTGCAATCAAGGGCTACAAGGCGAAGCCGAAATACCAGAACCAAGACGGCCACCTAACAGTCTCGCAAATCGAAGCAGCCCGAAACGCCGATATTCGCTCCTTGGTCGGCTTTGACCGGCAAGGGAAGGCAACGGCACCCTGTCACGAAGATAAACGGCCTAGCCTCGTATTTCTCAGCAGGACGGGCAAAGCATGGTGCCCGGTCTGCGATCGTAAGTTCAACGCTGTTGACTGGCTCATGGAGGTGGAGGGTTTGACCTTCCCCGAGGCCGTCAGGAGGCTGGCAGCATGA
- a CDS encoding helix-turn-helix domain-containing protein, with translation MTLRLRVQRQNVERVRRYVDSIEAEEGGAVSLEDFFVGHFPGESKPSVSLRGARGKEGLTQCQLAELTGIPQRHISEMENGRRPIGKETARKLAKVLNVDYRVFL, from the coding sequence GTGACGTTGCGCCTCCGGGTGCAGCGTCAGAACGTGGAGCGGGTCCGCCGCTATGTGGATAGCATCGAGGCCGAGGAGGGGGGTGCTGTCTCCCTGGAGGATTTCTTTGTCGGCCATTTCCCCGGTGAGTCCAAGCCGTCTGTCTCACTTCGGGGAGCACGGGGAAAGGAAGGGCTTACCCAGTGCCAGCTTGCGGAGCTGACGGGGATTCCGCAGCGCCATATCTCCGAGATGGAGAACGGGCGGCGTCCCATCGGCAAGGAAACGGCCAGGAAGCTGGCAAAGGTTCTGAACGTCGATTACCGGGTGTTTCTGTGA